A single genomic interval of Chitinophaga sp. 180180018-3 harbors:
- a CDS encoding HAMP domain-containing sensor histidine kinase, with protein MKLLVKTFIYLLLSMVPIGIIGSILQYEFISNAILKDIDEQLARRLKFVTLQLKKDSVNYVPWLGVHSDIDIKPLGNKLKFSPQYYTVYKEGISKKFVKVRYLEACVETTHSNYIIKLKQVNDESTKIIWDVTVNVILICLMLLVALVILTLVISKTLWKPFYIVVGRLKTFRIDQPINDDFPKSSIREFQVLSDAISIMTNYSRQQFIQQKQFAENASHEIQTPLTIALSGLDDLMQSEHLEVKSIKSIQRTKDALYRLSNLTQGLLLLAKIDNQQFKADGMVNVSEIINNLLHIYNDFALHSQITIVHQIKENINLYGHPYLYEVLFSNLIKNAMLHGSKGKVVQIELSHAYFRISNEGEPLSFDESLIFDRFVKTTNRSDSAGLGLALVKQIGGLYGMTVRYNYTHKTKQHEFNIEF; from the coding sequence GTGAAACTACTAGTTAAAACATTTATTTACCTGTTATTATCAATGGTGCCTATTGGCATTATAGGCAGCATATTGCAATATGAATTTATTAGTAATGCAATACTTAAAGATATAGATGAGCAGCTGGCCAGGCGGTTAAAATTTGTAACGCTCCAATTAAAAAAGGACTCTGTAAATTATGTCCCATGGTTAGGTGTACACAGCGATATAGATATAAAACCATTAGGCAATAAATTAAAATTTTCACCCCAATATTATACGGTATATAAAGAGGGCATTAGTAAAAAATTTGTAAAAGTAAGGTACCTGGAAGCGTGCGTGGAAACTACGCATAGTAATTATATTATAAAGCTGAAGCAGGTTAATGATGAGAGTACGAAAATTATATGGGATGTTACGGTAAATGTTATATTAATCTGCTTAATGCTTTTAGTGGCATTGGTAATTTTAACATTGGTAATTTCAAAGACGCTATGGAAGCCGTTTTATATAGTAGTGGGAAGGTTGAAAACCTTTCGGATAGACCAGCCAATCAACGATGATTTTCCTAAAAGTTCCATCCGCGAATTTCAGGTATTGAGCGATGCCATTTCGATAATGACAAACTATAGCCGTCAGCAGTTTATACAACAAAAACAATTTGCGGAAAATGCCTCTCACGAAATCCAGACTCCGCTTACCATAGCACTTTCCGGCCTGGACGATCTAATGCAGTCAGAACATCTTGAAGTAAAATCTATTAAATCGATACAGCGTACTAAAGATGCGCTGTACAGGCTTTCCAATTTAACGCAGGGCCTATTGTTGCTGGCCAAAATTGATAACCAGCAATTTAAAGCGGACGGTATGGTAAATGTTAGTGAGATTATAAACAACCTGCTGCATATTTATAACGATTTTGCACTGCACAGTCAAATCACCATCGTGCATCAAATTAAAGAGAATATTAATTTATATGGTCACCCTTATTTATACGAAGTACTCTTTAGCAATCTTATTAAAAATGCCATGCTGCATGGTAGCAAAGGCAAAGTCGTACAAATAGAACTTAGCCATGCATATTTTAGAATAAGCAATGAAGGGGAACCGTTGTCCTTTGATGAAAGCCTCATTTTTGACCGCTTTGTAAAAACAACCAATAGATCAGATTCTGCCGGGCTAGGCCTGGCGTTGGTAAAGCAAATTGGGGGGCTTTATGGAATGACGGTAAGGTATAATTATACCCACAAAACAAAACAGCACGAATTTAATATTGAATTTTAG
- a CDS encoding response regulator transcription factor yields the protein MDILLIEDEEILLNAMRDYLESQEYNVTTASTLKEVRTESVHKNYDCVILDIGLPDGDGFDALKILKEKKPGVSVIIVSAKNSLEDKLSGFDLGSDDYITKPFYLPELNARIKSLIRRRNENASPYLNYGLISIQTITRTVTVGNKVITLTQKEYELLIYLISNPDRFLDKSAIARYLWGNHLDAAGSNDFVYTHIKKLRKKLTDAGIPDYLQTRYGIGYFFSIKKSETTS from the coding sequence ATGGATATATTACTGATTGAAGACGAGGAAATTTTATTGAACGCCATGCGCGATTATCTTGAAAGCCAGGAGTACAATGTGACAACTGCTTCTACGCTGAAGGAAGTCCGTACTGAATCGGTTCATAAAAATTATGACTGTGTTATTTTAGACATTGGCCTTCCTGACGGGGACGGATTTGACGCACTTAAAATTTTAAAAGAAAAAAAACCTGGAGTGAGTGTTATTATTGTATCAGCTAAAAATTCATTGGAAGACAAGCTTTCGGGGTTTGATTTAGGATCAGACGATTATATCACCAAACCCTTTTATTTACCTGAGTTAAATGCCCGTATTAAATCTCTTATAAGGCGCAGAAATGAGAATGCAAGCCCTTATTTGAACTATGGGCTCATCTCTATTCAAACCATTACACGCACCGTAACTGTTGGCAATAAAGTTATAACACTTACTCAAAAGGAATATGAATTATTGATCTATTTAATTTCTAACCCTGACAGGTTTCTTGATAAATCTGCCATTGCCCGCTATTTGTGGGGCAACCATCTGGATGCTGCCGGTTCTAACGATTTCGTATATACGCACATTAAAAAATTACGTAAAAAATTAACTGATGCAGGTATCCCTGATTATTTACAAACACGTTATGGGATTGGATATTTTTTTTCAATAAAAAAGAGTGAAACTACTAGTTAA